TCGCCCTTCTTGATGATGAACGGTTTAGGGAACAGCTCGCTACGCAACACCAAATCTTTAACGTGCATTGAACCAGAGTTGGCCAGCCTGTCATAACGCCCCGCAACAGCATCACTCTGCCTGCCTTTCAGCGTAAAGTTGGTGGTAATTAAGCCTTGTACGTTATACCCTTTAACTGCAAACACGCGGTAAATTTTGCCAATATCCAGCGTGCCCTGCGAGTGCATGCTATAATTCAGATTAGCAAAGTTTTGCAGATTGGCCCGAACCATAAACGGCTGGCCTTCAAATTTTAATGATACCGGTTTAATAAAGATTTTCATGCCGGCCAGCGTGCCAGTGGTATTGATGATATTGGTGCTGATTTGCAAATCCTCAATTGGATGCGGATAATACTTGGTTTGAATATAGCCGTTGGCAAGATCTACAGTCGCATTGGTTACCGGGAAGATCTTTTTAGCCGGAATATAGCGCCCTTTGGTGCTTACATCGGCACTTAGATCACCGCGCACATCAATACTGTCTGCCGGGTAAAACTTCTTCAGATCAGCCAGGTGGAAACGTGCTTTCAGGCCGCCGTCCATGGCCAGGCCGTCGGTATTACTCAATTTAAAGTAGCCTTTTACAAAATTGCTCAAGGCCTCGGCATTAAGATCAGTCAACGCCAGGGTAAAGTGCTTGATATCATTATCCGGGCATTGGGCATCCAGTTTGAAACCAATGTTTTTTACACCCTCGGGCAGTGTAGCATATTTAATATAACCGTTGGTAAATGCCGACTGCAGGCGAAACTTAGGCACGCTGGCAATCACCGTATCATACCGGCGCAGCCCTATCTTCTTTACGCCTTTGGCATATTTGCCCTGAGCCAGCAGGTGCAATTCATAGCGTCCTTTCAGATCCACCGCCTTTACACCAAAGGCCCGGTTCCATTTCTCCAGGTCGATAGCCGTATTTACGCGAGCAAAAATATCTGGTGTATTTATCCCCTTCACCCTGAAACAAGCATCAAACTTATCCTGATCAATCCTGAAATGCAATGAATCAAGGTTGAATTTGAGGCTATCCGGATTAAGCTGCGGCACACTGGCATTCATCCTCACATACAAATCTTTAACCGGCGATGGCGTTTTGTTATTGGCCACATAGCCGTTATTGATCTTAAGACTAAAATTTAGATCAGGATTGATTTTCTTGGCGCTGATGTATTGCCCGGCCAGCGACAGGTGGATCTCTCCCTTGCCGTCAACATCGGTATGCTCAATGTATTTGGCATATTCGCCTGGTAATGCCGTAAAAATATCGCTCAGATCTGTTGGGGTAGAATCAAATTTAAAATCCATATCATACCCATCCTTCATGAAGCCGAAACGACCTTTAAAGCGAAGCGGCAGCTGGTTGATCCTCAGATCATTCTTCTGAAAAATAAACTCCAGCGATTTGGTATTGATGCTGGTCACCAAATCGGCATTCAACTTTTTGTTTACTACATAGGCCTGACCGGCATAGTAAAAATCAACCGCGCCAATTTCTGTGTGGGTGTGCAAGTCAAACACATCTTTGCTTAAATCGCCGCTGCCAGTGTAATTGAAATTACGGGCGTTGATGCGCATGGGTAAAGAGGCATCATTATAAACCAAACGGCTTTTTTCGATGATGATCTGATCAATCCCCATTGATGCTGCCGCAGTATCGGCCTGTGCATTTTTGTCTGGCGGCGATGCCTTGTACACATTGTAATTGGCGTGGCCCGCGCTATCAACCTGTATGTTAATGGTAGCCTGACTCAGATATATTTTACTGATCTGCACCTTACTGCGCAGCAGCGAACTAAGATCTATAGCAAAAGAAACCTCCTTGGCCGCAGCCAGTGTATCACGCTCAAACGGTGCACTGCCTTTCAGGTCAAAATCGCTCAATGTAAGCGTCAGTTCAGGAAAACGTTTAAAGAAAGATAAACTGGTGCCCGAGAAACTCAGCTGACCGTTAAGGTGCTGGTTAGCCAGTTGTTTAATCTTCTGTGTTATAGTTTGCGGGAAAAGTACTGGCAATAAAAACATTAGCAGCACTATACTGCCCAATGTAATACCACTGATCTTTAGCGTTTTGACCAACAGTTTTTTCAAGGGTATCTTCATAAAAAAATCGCTACGGAACGGCTGTCCAAAGATACATATAAAAAGCACCCGGCCTTGGTTTTTAGCAGAATAATGGGACAACCGCTATCATCACCTCTTCTTTTTCTATTTAAAACCGATAAGCTTTCTATCAATACGCAACAGAACAAAAACGCCCCTTGGTCATAAAACAATCAGATAAAACTACTTTTTTTGGAGTTGTAAAATGTTTTTGTTTCTTGTTCGTCTGTTCTAAAAAAACGTGTTTCTTTATTGATATGGCTAAAAGGCTTCCTCTGATACTATTGCTCTTCCTGGCGGGCGACATTTATTTTTACCAGGCTGTTACTACACTTTCTCAAAATCCGCTTTTACATTGGGTTTACTGGTTGCTGGATATCTTGCTGATTATAGGCATCATAAGCATTACAATGATACGCCGCGCGGGCAACAACGCACAACGACTGATTGCCACGTTAATGGCGGTAATGCTGATGGATTTCATCCCTAAAATATTTGCTTCACCGGTATTGCTGGCAGAAGATGTTATGCGCATCTTCCGCAGTTTCCCGCCACGAAACCTTTACATAAGCGAAGCTACGCTAGCGCTGGCAGGCATATTCTTCCTGATTATTCTGTTCGGACTCACCCGTGGCAAGCATTTTTACAGGGTAAGACGCGAGACGCTTTTCTTTCCAGATCTGCCAGCGGCGTTTGACGGCTTTACCATCACCCAACTTTCTGACATCCATGCCGGCAGCTTTAGCGATGCCGAAGGTGTGCAAAAAGGGCTTGACCTGGTCAATGCACAAAAAAGCGATGTGATTTTATTTACGGGCGACTTAGTGAACAATCAGGCCACCGAAATGGACCGATGGATTCCGGCTTTTTCTAAACTGAAGGCCCCAATGGGAAAATTCTCGGTACTGGGTAATCATGATTATGGCGATTATATTAAGTGGGAAACCGCGGAAGCTAAAAGTGCAAACCTGGCCCGTCTGAAACAGATACACGGCGAAATTGGCTTCCGTTTGTTGTTAGATGAAACCATCACCCTAAAAAAAGGAGAGCAATCAATCTCATTAATAGGTGTAGAAAACTGGGGCACCGGCGGTTTCCACCAATACGGAGATCTGAAAAAGGCTGCAGCCGGCGTGCCCGACGATGCTTTTAAAATCCTGATGTCGCATGACCCATCGCACTGGGAAGGCGTAACGCTTGATCATCATCAGCATGTACACCTCACTTTATCTGGGCATACCCATGGAATGCAGTTCGGTATTGAGTTGTTTGGCTTTAAATGGAGCCCCATTAAATATGTATACAAGCAATGGGCGGGGCTTTATGATAACGACGGACGTTTCTTATACGTTAACCGCGGATTTGGTTTTCTGGGATTAAAAGGCCGCATTGGCATGTGGCCAGAAGTTGCGGTAATTACTTTGAAGCGTAAAAAAGCCTAACCCAAGCCACTTTTGACCGTTTTTGCCCGCGTTGTTTTACAACTTCTCCATTATCGATATGTTAAGAACGTACAATGCTTTGTAAAAATATTATAGCATAGGCTTTAAGCACCGGTTAATTTTGTAGAATACCACTAAAATCACCTGCTCCCGTTGGTGTGTTTTAGAAACCTGATTTCTACTTAGTTATTATGAACGGTGTTGTAAAAATCATAGCGACTTTACTCGTATGGCTTTGCCTTGCGCAACCCGTCAGCGCGCAATTAAAGTGCAAGGTTGAACATTACACCACCGAAGACGGCCTCTCGCATGATAGGCTTACCGGTATCATTAAAGACCATGATGGGTTTATCTGGGCCGGCTCATGGGATGGCATTAACCGGTATGACGGGCGTTCGTTTGTACTCTATAAATCTTTCCCCGGCGACAGCTCAAAACTGGTGAACGACCGAATTGTGGGGATACTTGATGACCGAAAGGATAAGCTCTGGCTAAAAGGATCACAGAACGAGGTTTACCTGTTTAATAAACGCAATGAACAGTTTTATCCTATAAACACCGTTATCCCCGGTTTTGACGCGCGTAAAATAGAGGTCAAAAGCATGATTTTTGTTAAGGAGGGATTGGTTGCGTTAACCACAAAAAAAAACGGGGTGTTCTTTGTTTTTACTACACAAAACCAGCCGAAGGTTATAGCTTGTTCCCGTACGGGCAAAGCAGCTATAAAACTACCGTCTGATACCGTTAACTTTGTTTTTCAGGATAAACTTAAACACATCTGGATTGGTACCAATCACGGATTGGTTGTGGCTAAAGCTACCGGCAATGGTCTAACCCTTATTTACCCCCTAACGCATTACCCGGGTTTAAACTACACAGATTTTTCTGAAGGAAGCAACGAATTATACCTGGGCACGGCACAGGGATACCTGATCAGGATCAATCAAAAAAACGGCGCAGCTCAACCTATCAAAATTACCGAGGGTGCCATTACTGCCCTGCATAAAGCAAGCAACGGCTCTGTTGTTTATTGCGCTACCAATAATGGAAAATTGGTTCAATTTCAGCCGAATAGCCTTAACACCACCACCGACTTGATTTGTAAAAATGAGCCGTTGAGATCTATTCATGAAGACCGATCTGGCGCTTTGTGGCTGGAGCCTGAATCGCGGGGTATTATACGCTATCTGCCAAATTCCAGAACATGGAAATGGCACACCAGCCCTACTGATGGCACCAACAACGGCACCAAGTTTCATAACTGGTTTGAAGACAACGCCGGTAGGATTTGGGTAAACATGAAAGGCGGCGGATTTGGGTTTTACAATACCAGCAAAAATGCAATAGATTGCAACTACCAGGATGACGAACAGGAAGCCACCGCCCGTTTCCCCGAAATAGTTTATGATGTTTGTTATGACGATGCCGGCATTATTTGGTTGTCGACAGCAAAGGGCCTGATCAAAATCATCCCGCAAAATCTTAATATCAGACTAGAACCTGTTGATCCAAACACTAACGAGCTACAATCTAATGAAGTAAGAGGGTTAACCACAGATAGCCGGGGCCGTGTTTGGGTGGGTACACGTAACGGACATATTCTTATCTATCAGAACGGTAAACCAATCAATACACAATTTATCGGATTACCAACCAAGGGGTTTGGCTCCATTTACGCCATTTGCGAAGATCACCAGGGCGTAGTGTGGATAGGCACTTATAATAACGGGCTGTTCAAGGCTACCCCAACATTACCCGGTGCTGGGCAATATCAAATAAACCACTGTGCGGATGTAACAGGTGCCGATGCATTAAAAGGAAGAAAAATTACTACCCTGTTTGAAGATGCCAGCCAACGGCTTTGGGCAGGCACCTATGGTGATGGGCTCTATGAGATTATTGACAATGGCCCGAGTATAAAAACCATTGGCATAAATTATAGAAACCACACGGAGCATAGCAGGTTTGGAAAAATCAGGCACATTGCAAAAGACAACCTTAACAATCTTTGGTTAGCCACTACAGACGGGGTGGTTGTTTTAAATTTAAAGAGCCATCTGGCGGCGCCAGATAACATAGTAATATACAGCAAGGTAGTGGGTTCACCTGTGGGTTTGTCTGATAACGATGTGTTGTACGTTTATAAAGATCACAACAACAATATGTGGCTGGCCACAGCAGGCGGCGGAATATGCCGGGCCACAACCAACAATCCATTCAAGGGCGTATCATTCAAAAATTACACAAAGCATGATGGCTTTTCGAGCGACTATGTGCTAAGTATCTGTGAAGACAAAGCCCGAAATCTGTGGCTGGCTACCCAAAACGGACTATCGAAATTTAACCCTACCAATGAGAGCGTGCGCAATTACACTTCG
This region of Mucilaginibacter yixingensis genomic DNA includes:
- a CDS encoding AsmA family protein, encoding MKKLLVKTLKISGITLGSIVLLMFLLPVLFPQTITQKIKQLANQHLNGQLSFSGTSLSFFKRFPELTLTLSDFDLKGSAPFERDTLAAAKEVSFAIDLSSLLRSKVQISKIYLSQATINIQVDSAGHANYNVYKASPPDKNAQADTAAASMGIDQIIIEKSRLVYNDASLPMRINARNFNYTGSGDLSKDVFDLHTHTEIGAVDFYYAGQAYVVNKKLNADLVTSINTKSLEFIFQKNDLRINQLPLRFKGRFGFMKDGYDMDFKFDSTPTDLSDIFTALPGEYAKYIEHTDVDGKGEIHLSLAGQYISAKKINPDLNFSLKINNGYVANNKTPSPVKDLYVRMNASVPQLNPDSLKFNLDSLHFRIDQDKFDACFRVKGINTPDIFARVNTAIDLEKWNRAFGVKAVDLKGRYELHLLAQGKYAKGVKKIGLRRYDTVIASVPKFRLQSAFTNGYIKYATLPEGVKNIGFKLDAQCPDNDIKHFTLALTDLNAEALSNFVKGYFKLSNTDGLAMDGGLKARFHLADLKKFYPADSIDVRGDLSADVSTKGRYIPAKKIFPVTNATVDLANGYIQTKYYPHPIEDLQISTNIINTTGTLAGMKIFIKPVSLKFEGQPFMVRANLQNFANLNYSMHSQGTLDIGKIYRVFAVKGYNVQGLITTNFTLKGRQSDAVAGRYDRLANSGSMHVKDLVLRSELFPKPFIIKKGDFSFNQDKMQFDAFTARYGRSVIVLNGALSNVLDYAVKPGATLAGNFNLKSDLLIADDFMAFAGGQPTAPSQPAPTSTASGVILVPKTLNLTFEADVKKVRYSGMNISDVKGQMQINNGQLLLKQAGFNLIGAPVVMDATYGSITPQRAYFDYHINAQNFDIKKAYNQIKLFHDMASSAASAEGIVSLDYKLGGRLNANMKPVYPSLKGGGVLSVKSVKLKGFRLFSTVGKQTGHDSLGRTSDVSKVDIKSSIANNIITIERTKMRFAGFRPRFEGQVDFKGNLNLKFRLGLPPFGIFGIPMTITGTQEHPKIHLGNGKKEDELQAEGDDGQ
- a CDS encoding metallophosphoesterase; translated protein: MAKRLPLILLLFLAGDIYFYQAVTTLSQNPLLHWVYWLLDILLIIGIISITMIRRAGNNAQRLIATLMAVMLMDFIPKIFASPVLLAEDVMRIFRSFPPRNLYISEATLALAGIFFLIILFGLTRGKHFYRVRRETLFFPDLPAAFDGFTITQLSDIHAGSFSDAEGVQKGLDLVNAQKSDVILFTGDLVNNQATEMDRWIPAFSKLKAPMGKFSVLGNHDYGDYIKWETAEAKSANLARLKQIHGEIGFRLLLDETITLKKGEQSISLIGVENWGTGGFHQYGDLKKAAAGVPDDAFKILMSHDPSHWEGVTLDHHQHVHLTLSGHTHGMQFGIELFGFKWSPIKYVYKQWAGLYDNDGRFLYVNRGFGFLGLKGRIGMWPEVAVITLKRKKA
- a CDS encoding two-component regulator propeller domain-containing protein produces the protein MNGVVKIIATLLVWLCLAQPVSAQLKCKVEHYTTEDGLSHDRLTGIIKDHDGFIWAGSWDGINRYDGRSFVLYKSFPGDSSKLVNDRIVGILDDRKDKLWLKGSQNEVYLFNKRNEQFYPINTVIPGFDARKIEVKSMIFVKEGLVALTTKKNGVFFVFTTQNQPKVIACSRTGKAAIKLPSDTVNFVFQDKLKHIWIGTNHGLVVAKATGNGLTLIYPLTHYPGLNYTDFSEGSNELYLGTAQGYLIRINQKNGAAQPIKITEGAITALHKASNGSVVYCATNNGKLVQFQPNSLNTTTDLICKNEPLRSIHEDRSGALWLEPESRGIIRYLPNSRTWKWHTSPTDGTNNGTKFHNWFEDNAGRIWVNMKGGGFGFYNTSKNAIDCNYQDDEQEATARFPEIVYDVCYDDAGIIWLSTAKGLIKIIPQNLNIRLEPVDPNTNELQSNEVRGLTTDSRGRVWVGTRNGHILIYQNGKPINTQFIGLPTKGFGSIYAICEDHQGVVWIGTYNNGLFKATPTLPGAGQYQINHCADVTGADALKGRKITTLFEDASQRLWAGTYGDGLYEIIDNGPSIKTIGINYRNHTEHSRFGKIRHIAKDNLNNLWLATTDGVVVLNLKSHLAAPDNIVIYSKVVGSPVGLSDNDVLYVYKDHNNNMWLATAGGGICRATTNNPFKGVSFKNYTKHDGFSSDYVLSICEDKARNLWLATQNGLSKFNPTNESVRNYTSRDGVFRPAFSESSITNQPDGMIIVGSTKGLAWFDPAKWADSQVNTRIAFTNLQINNTDVATGASNNILAHNIDYSKSIELRHYENTVSLDFALLDYLHGNDQNLLYRLAGYNDKWQNSGGQRRVTYTNLPPGNYRFEIKTANNRLYANHVYRSINISVKPPFWKTWWAYLMYTAALCWLILTIVKTVKTILKLKQSVAIERKVAALKLDFFTNVSHELRTPLTLILNPLQELMDKENFSAKGKSYIQLIYRNAERLTRFMNQWLDLRKIQSGKGELNYQKVEILTFIREIAGHLIHPGNDKRIALTINASFDEMEVVVDPEKFDVLIYNIIANAVKFSPEQGNITINVSMPDDAGNFSISISDEGIGISEDKLKDIFKLYFTDSRKDAQHITGTGIGLALSKEIVEMHGGQIYAQANHPHGLSIVISLPLGLDIDKCMPPSPSTYPQQIPHVLQAVEYIDTQHIENPPGAGFPVLLLVEDNHDLRDFLSMQLGDYYQVATAQNGKIGLQMAIDLMPDIIVSDVMMPLMTGIEMLDKIKTTDATSHIPVILLSAKSSVESQIEGLRYGADYYLNKPFHKELLLTVITTLIKQRKQLFDGLVKDRIVDLKPGQVAITSKDELFLRQVINIVESGMCDPEFNVEMVADALSMARTTFYKKFKSLTDVSMSDFIRDMRLERAKQLIDAGENRISTVAYSVGFNNPKYFSTCFREKFAISPTDYLKSLHAA